From Saprospiraceae bacterium, one genomic window encodes:
- a CDS encoding isoleucine--tRNA ligase yields MYRETKGLNLPEIDQEILKFWEDHRIFEKSIENREGQTSFVFYEGPPSANGKPGIHHVMARAVKDLFCRYQTLKGKKVVRKGGWDTHGLPIELSVEKELGITKEDIGHKISIDEYNHKCRETVMRYKLEWDNITHKMGYWVDLQNPYITFENEYIESVWYLLSQIYQKGLLYKGFTIQPYSPAAGTGLSSHELNMPGAYKEVKDVSAVALFEILPESMDSTQFKIFGKEKTMIAAWTTTPWTLPSNTALAVGEKILYSLIDTYNPYTRERIRIVLATDLVSKWLKPENQRNELPLLPAEDKNIPYQILYSDLSGALLEGLRYQPLFDYARPEDGDAWRVLLGDFVSTEDGTGIVHIAPSFGSDDMRVARKNGVGSLTLVDKQGKFTHEVRDFEGEYVKEDYLSPAQKESEKQRMGTDKYLSVDDRIVIKLKKEGKLLQSQKYAHNYPHCWRTDKPILYYPLDSWFIKVTAVKDRLIELNKTIRWKPESTGTGRFGNWLENLQDWNLSRSRYWGVPLPIWRSEDGMVQKCIGSMKELEAEISLANQALGLEQTLPKDLHRPYIDEIFLWDNNTQQKLIRESDLIDVWFDSGAMPYAQYHYPFSIHSLEGLFPADFIAEGVDQTRGWFYTLHAIATMISDSVAFKAVVSNGLVLDKNGNKMSKRLGNAVDPFATLEKFGTDATRWYMISNADPWDNLKFDEEGILEVRNKFFGTLYNTYSFFAIYANIDGFKLNEQDIIPISQRSELDRWIISRLQNLIKSYTVSMDDYEPTQAARAVEQFVNDELSNWYVRLSRRRFWKAESSKDKQAAFETLFECLMVSGQLIAPIAPFFSDWLYRNLTESMRADAIRFNTPLRHESVHLTDLSLSEEKMIDLNLERRMDYARRISSVVLSLRKSQKIRVRQPLQQILIPVLDPEYQLDLEKVEALIKTEVNVKEIKYVSGDTGMVVKKAKPNFRTLGKKLGIHMKAATDLIHHFDREQIIQLENNHPIVVEFGNERFEILKEDVEIVSEDIPGWLVGTDDSITVALDITLTEELLSEGYAKELINRIQNLRKQKDFVVTDRINIWIQPQEEILKAVQSHKKMICQEVLADQLELVQKDYKDQFEWEDNSLIGVELSVS; encoded by the coding sequence ATGTATCGTGAAACAAAAGGATTGAATTTACCGGAGATTGACCAGGAAATATTGAAATTTTGGGAGGATCATCGCATTTTTGAAAAAAGTATCGAAAACAGAGAAGGTCAAACCAGTTTTGTATTTTACGAAGGGCCGCCTTCTGCCAATGGAAAGCCCGGCATTCACCATGTGATGGCAAGAGCTGTGAAAGATTTGTTTTGCCGCTACCAGACCCTAAAGGGCAAAAAAGTCGTTCGCAAAGGAGGATGGGACACACATGGTTTACCAATTGAGCTCAGTGTTGAAAAGGAATTGGGGATTACCAAGGAAGACATTGGCCATAAAATTTCCATTGACGAATACAACCATAAATGCAGGGAGACGGTAATGCGTTACAAACTGGAATGGGACAACATTACCCACAAAATGGGCTATTGGGTGGATCTTCAAAATCCTTATATCACTTTTGAAAATGAATACATCGAATCGGTTTGGTACCTGTTGAGCCAGATTTATCAAAAGGGTTTGCTCTACAAGGGCTTTACCATACAGCCTTATTCTCCGGCTGCAGGCACAGGACTCAGTTCACACGAACTCAACATGCCCGGCGCTTACAAGGAGGTAAAAGATGTTTCGGCGGTTGCTTTGTTTGAAATACTCCCTGAATCCATGGACAGTACTCAATTCAAAATCTTTGGAAAGGAGAAAACCATGATTGCTGCCTGGACCACTACCCCATGGACTCTTCCCAGCAATACAGCACTTGCGGTGGGAGAAAAAATCTTGTACAGCCTAATCGATACGTACAATCCCTATACGCGAGAACGGATAAGAATTGTTTTAGCCACTGACTTGGTCTCCAAGTGGCTGAAACCCGAAAATCAACGAAACGAGCTGCCGCTGCTTCCAGCTGAAGATAAAAATATACCCTATCAGATTTTGTATAGCGATTTGAGTGGAGCGCTCCTTGAAGGTTTGCGTTATCAACCGCTTTTTGATTACGCAAGGCCAGAAGATGGGGATGCTTGGAGGGTACTGTTGGGTGATTTTGTCAGTACGGAAGATGGCACAGGAATTGTCCACATTGCTCCTTCATTTGGTTCGGATGACATGCGTGTTGCCCGAAAAAATGGAGTAGGTTCCTTGACTCTAGTGGACAAACAAGGAAAATTTACCCATGAAGTAAGAGACTTTGAAGGAGAATATGTGAAAGAGGATTATCTGTCTCCGGCGCAAAAGGAGTCTGAAAAACAAAGAATGGGTACCGACAAATACTTGTCGGTAGACGATAGAATCGTCATCAAACTTAAAAAGGAAGGTAAATTACTGCAGTCTCAAAAATACGCACACAACTATCCACATTGCTGGCGCACAGATAAACCCATCTTGTATTATCCACTCGACTCTTGGTTTATTAAGGTGACCGCAGTAAAAGATCGCTTGATTGAACTCAACAAAACCATACGCTGGAAACCTGAGTCCACCGGTACCGGACGCTTTGGCAATTGGTTGGAAAATTTACAGGATTGGAATTTATCAAGAAGCAGATATTGGGGAGTACCTCTGCCAATTTGGAGATCTGAAGATGGGATGGTACAAAAATGCATTGGTTCAATGAAGGAACTTGAAGCAGAAATTAGTCTGGCCAATCAAGCATTGGGACTTGAGCAAACCTTGCCTAAAGATTTACACAGACCCTACATTGATGAGATTTTCCTTTGGGATAATAACACCCAACAAAAACTAATCAGAGAATCTGATTTAATCGACGTTTGGTTTGACAGTGGTGCAATGCCTTATGCACAATACCACTACCCATTTTCAATCCATTCACTGGAAGGCCTGTTTCCTGCTGATTTCATTGCTGAGGGGGTAGATCAAACCAGAGGATGGTTTTATACCTTGCACGCCATCGCCACCATGATCAGCGATTCCGTGGCTTTCAAGGCAGTCGTATCCAATGGATTGGTGCTTGACAAGAATGGCAACAAAATGTCCAAGCGACTTGGCAATGCAGTTGACCCATTTGCAACACTGGAAAAATTCGGCACAGATGCTACGCGCTGGTACATGATCAGTAATGCAGATCCCTGGGATAATTTGAAATTTGACGAGGAAGGAATCCTTGAAGTTAGGAATAAGTTTTTTGGAACACTTTACAATACCTATAGTTTTTTTGCCATTTATGCCAACATTGATGGTTTTAAATTGAATGAACAGGATATAATTCCAATTTCACAAAGGTCAGAATTGGATCGTTGGATCATCTCAAGATTACAGAATCTCATTAAGTCCTATACAGTATCGATGGACGATTACGAACCAACGCAGGCAGCAAGGGCTGTGGAGCAATTTGTCAATGATGAATTGTCCAATTGGTACGTCCGATTGTCCCGTAGACGTTTTTGGAAAGCAGAATCCTCTAAAGACAAACAGGCGGCTTTCGAAACGCTTTTCGAATGTCTAATGGTAAGTGGACAATTAATTGCGCCCATTGCTCCATTTTTTTCGGACTGGTTGTATAGAAATTTAACAGAAAGTATGAGGGCCGATGCGATTAGATTCAATACTCCTTTAAGACATGAATCGGTTCATCTCACAGACCTTAGCTTATCTGAAGAAAAAATGATTGACCTGAATCTTGAGCGCCGAATGGATTATGCAAGAAGGATCAGTTCGGTGGTGTTGTCTTTGAGAAAATCTCAGAAGATCAGGGTCAGACAGCCCCTGCAACAAATATTAATTCCAGTGTTGGACCCGGAATATCAATTGGATCTTGAAAAGGTCGAAGCATTGATAAAGACTGAAGTCAATGTCAAAGAAATTAAATATGTAAGTGGCGATACTGGAATGGTGGTGAAGAAGGCAAAACCAAACTTCAGAACACTTGGAAAGAAATTGGGTATTCACATGAAAGCCGCAACCGATTTAATCCATCATTTTGATCGCGAACAGATCATTCAACTTGAAAACAACCACCCCATTGTTGTTGAGTTTGGGAATGAGCGGTTTGAAATATTGAAAGAAGATGTGGAAATCGTTTCAGAAGATATTCCCGGTTGGTTGGTGGGCACAGATGATTCGATAACAGTCGCATTGGACATTACGCTCACCGAAGAATTGCTTTCGGAGGGCTATGCAAAAGAACTGATCAATCGGATACAAAATCTAAGAAAACAAAAAGATTTTGTAGTCACTGACAGAATCAATATTTGGATTCAACCACAGGAAGAAATTCTAAAAGCAGTCCAATCCCACAAGAAGATGATATGCCAGGAAGTTCTTGCTGATCAGCTTGAGCTGGTGCAAAAAGACTATAAGGATCAGTTTGAATGGGAGGACAACAGTTTGATTGGGGTCGAACTAAGCGTCAGTTAA
- a CDS encoding sigma-70 family RNA polymerase sigma factor, translating to MTRQEKFDQELLPHLEALHSFAYHMTYNEEDAEDLVQETYIKAYKYLDHYGEGTNAKAWLFKILKNVYINEFRKKNRRPRQVDYEDSAAFHEGEDHAVVSYDDLREELFDQIMGDEVTEALHSIPEEFKTIILLCDIEDFSYQEIAKILDIPVGTVRSRLFRARNMLKDKLKNYAVTLGIKDKRSEHGETE from the coding sequence ATGACGCGCCAGGAGAAATTTGATCAGGAACTTTTACCCCATTTGGAGGCATTGCACTCTTTTGCCTACCATATGACCTACAATGAGGAAGATGCTGAAGACCTGGTGCAAGAGACCTATATCAAAGCTTACAAATACCTGGATCATTATGGAGAGGGAACCAATGCAAAAGCCTGGTTGTTTAAGATACTGAAAAACGTCTATATCAACGAGTTCAGGAAGAAGAACCGTCGTCCCAGACAAGTTGATTATGAAGATTCAGCCGCTTTTCACGAAGGTGAGGATCACGCTGTTGTAAGCTATGATGATTTAAGGGAAGAGTTATTTGATCAAATCATGGGGGATGAGGTCACTGAGGCTTTGCATTCTATTCCGGAAGAATTCAAAACCATTATATTGCTGTGTGATATTGAAGACTTTTCTTATCAAGAAATTGCTAAAATTTTAGACATTCCGGTGGGTACAGTTCGAAGCAGATTATTTAGAGCAAGAAATATGCTGAAAGATAAATTAAAAAATTATGCTGTTACTTTGGGCATAAAAGATAAGAGAAGTGAACATGGAGAGACCGAATAA
- a CDS encoding thioredoxin family protein: MNLQPQYYGKHLFILSLFSYLAIVLGENNCLAQVKAVELGAVNWQRSLEKAQLESKNSGKPILILFQEVPGCMTCQNYGSKVLSHPLIVEAIESYFVPLAIFNNKGGEDKKVLDQFKEPSWNNPVVRIVDHHLLPLTLRLSANYSAIGLVEKINTALVKTQGKIPLWLKLLEEEMSAESQGTNKTYLGMYCFWSGEKYYGSLDGVVATKAGFVEGNEVVEIEFNPSKIKLEKLVEHGHKNGQADKIYGPAFQNKTLSSIPIRPMREFSPDKESKYYLYHSLYKYLPLTRLQSTRMNAMLANKQNPELYLSPRQLQLLDQIKKNPNQYKNNLIDKDIQTAWKSLGN; encoded by the coding sequence ATGAATTTGCAGCCCCAATATTATGGAAAACACCTGTTTATTTTGAGCCTTTTTAGCTATTTGGCGATTGTATTGGGCGAAAACAATTGTCTGGCTCAGGTTAAAGCCGTCGAACTTGGTGCGGTCAACTGGCAAAGGTCGTTGGAGAAGGCCCAACTGGAATCCAAGAACAGCGGTAAACCCATATTGATATTATTTCAGGAAGTGCCAGGCTGCATGACTTGTCAAAATTATGGTTCGAAGGTGCTTTCACATCCACTCATTGTGGAAGCCATAGAAAGCTATTTTGTTCCCTTGGCGATATTCAACAACAAGGGCGGTGAAGACAAGAAGGTTCTCGACCAATTTAAAGAACCCAGTTGGAACAATCCAGTGGTAAGGATTGTGGATCACCATTTATTGCCTTTGACCTTGCGCTTGTCTGCCAATTATTCAGCCATTGGTCTGGTGGAAAAAATAAATACTGCATTGGTGAAAACGCAGGGAAAGATCCCTTTATGGCTAAAATTGCTTGAAGAAGAAATGAGTGCAGAATCTCAAGGGACAAATAAAACCTATCTTGGAATGTATTGCTTCTGGAGTGGTGAAAAGTACTATGGGAGTCTTGATGGGGTGGTTGCCACGAAAGCAGGATTTGTGGAAGGAAATGAAGTTGTGGAGATTGAATTTAATCCTTCAAAAATAAAACTGGAAAAGCTGGTAGAACACGGCCATAAAAACGGCCAGGCTGACAAGATCTATGGGCCAGCCTTCCAAAACAAAACCCTCAGCTCTATTCCAATTCGGCCAATGAGAGAATTCAGTCCGGACAAAGAATCAAAGTATTATCTCTACCACAGTTTGTACAAATATTTACCACTTACCAGATTACAAAGCACAAGGATGAATGCCATGTTGGCAAACAAGCAGAATCCGGAACTGTATTTGTCGCCCAGACAATTGCAATTACTTGATCAGATTAAGAAGAATCCAAATCAATACAAAAACAATTTAATCGATAAAGACATCCAAACGGCGTGGAAAAGTCTCGGCAACTAG
- the ddlA gene encoding D-alanine--D-alanine ligase produces the protein MKKINLGILFGGKSAEHEISLRSAESMLKAVNREKYNIYLIGVSREGKWYLSKEITSPSATLNSGQIEIVLKKESEGSTMVAADDSKSLMMLEVVFPIMHGTYGEDGTIQGFLKALDLPFVGVDLMAASVGMDKDMAKRIWRDAGLPIARYHCIRRAEKHQIDCTSICKDLGFPLFVKPANAGSSVGVRKVSKEEDLAEAIDFALEFDHKVLVEEAIPGIEIECAILGNEYPRASALGEIIPQSDFYSYEAKYLDDHGAILRIPANVKEELAKKIQMAAILAFQSIGAEGLSRVDFFLKPDGDFVINEINTMPGFTEISMYPKLWEFSGIPYSSLIDQLIDLAIERHSRDKKLKTSFK, from the coding sequence GTGAAAAAAATCAATCTTGGTATTCTATTTGGTGGTAAAAGCGCAGAGCATGAAATTTCTCTTCGATCTGCCGAATCCATGCTCAAAGCTGTCAATAGGGAAAAGTACAACATCTACCTAATCGGCGTATCCCGCGAAGGTAAATGGTATCTGAGTAAAGAAATCACATCTCCATCAGCTACTCTGAATTCTGGTCAAATAGAAATTGTTCTAAAAAAAGAATCAGAGGGATCTACAATGGTAGCAGCCGATGACAGCAAAAGTCTTATGATGCTAGAAGTAGTCTTTCCCATTATGCATGGCACTTATGGCGAGGATGGAACCATTCAGGGATTCTTAAAAGCATTGGATCTTCCTTTTGTTGGGGTTGATCTGATGGCAGCATCCGTTGGTATGGACAAGGACATGGCCAAAAGAATCTGGCGTGATGCGGGCTTGCCAATCGCTCGCTACCACTGCATCCGCAGGGCTGAAAAACATCAAATCGATTGTACTTCCATCTGTAAAGATTTGGGTTTTCCCCTTTTTGTAAAACCTGCCAATGCGGGTTCATCTGTTGGCGTCCGGAAGGTAAGTAAAGAGGAAGATTTGGCAGAGGCCATTGACTTTGCCCTTGAATTTGACCACAAAGTCTTGGTGGAAGAGGCCATACCGGGAATAGAAATCGAATGTGCCATCTTGGGAAATGAATACCCACGTGCCTCAGCACTTGGCGAGATTATTCCACAATCTGATTTTTACTCTTATGAAGCCAAATATCTGGATGATCATGGAGCAATTCTAAGAATTCCCGCAAACGTGAAAGAGGAGCTTGCCAAAAAAATTCAAATGGCGGCCATTCTTGCTTTTCAAAGTATTGGTGCGGAAGGTTTATCAAGGGTTGATTTTTTTCTGAAACCCGATGGCGACTTTGTCATCAATGAAATTAACACCATGCCTGGTTTTACTGAAATCAGCATGTATCCCAAACTTTGGGAATTTTCCGGAATACCATATTCTTCACTCATCGATCAGCTCATCGATCTTGCCATTGAAAGGCATAGCAGGGATAAAAAATTAAAGACGAGTTTTAAGTGA
- a CDS encoding FkbM family methyltransferase — MIFSKLVRLIRLNKQYGAGFSGLGIFLWKVFAIHFIYKERIIFWNSNLKWIVHRDFQSSKNPWYYHISEKTEFALLSKELKAGDIFYDVGANAGLYSFWIAAHHPVQCYLFEPNPRHQNFIRRMIQLNQLEQKCILQPFALGEENGMKFLTLDKDVNNKISDQPTNLVIEMRRMDDLIELPRPSILKLDTEGYERMILQGGLQVLANEILRIIIIESVDIHFEKCHELLRSFGFERMMIRENRPGSKDAFYTTPSGNTIYLRNEKAILSDQQTR, encoded by the coding sequence ATGATATTTAGTAAGTTGGTTCGGCTGATAAGACTCAATAAACAATATGGAGCAGGATTCTCTGGATTGGGAATATTCCTTTGGAAAGTATTTGCCATCCATTTTATTTACAAAGAGAGAATCATCTTCTGGAATTCAAATTTAAAATGGATCGTACACAGAGATTTTCAATCAAGTAAAAATCCCTGGTACTATCATATTTCTGAAAAAACTGAATTTGCTCTTCTTTCAAAGGAGTTAAAAGCCGGAGATATTTTTTATGACGTCGGTGCCAATGCGGGTTTATATTCTTTTTGGATTGCTGCACATCATCCCGTTCAATGCTATTTATTTGAACCAAATCCCAGACATCAGAATTTTATTCGAAGAATGATTCAATTGAATCAATTAGAACAAAAATGCATCTTACAGCCATTTGCGCTGGGTGAAGAAAACGGGATGAAGTTTTTGACATTAGACAAGGATGTCAACAACAAAATAAGCGATCAACCCACCAATCTTGTCATCGAAATGCGAAGAATGGATGATTTAATCGAATTGCCGAGGCCAAGCATTTTGAAATTAGATACCGAAGGATATGAACGCATGATTTTACAGGGAGGCTTGCAAGTCCTGGCTAACGAGATCTTAAGGATTATAATTATTGAAAGTGTTGACATTCATTTTGAAAAATGCCATGAATTGCTTCGTTCATTTGGATTTGAGAGGATGATGATTCGCGAAAATAGACCTGGCTCCAAGGATGCATTCTATACCACACCATCTGGAAACACCATCTACCTGAGAAATGAAAAAGCGATCCTCTCAGATCAACAAACAAGGTAA
- a CDS encoding M48 family metalloprotease — translation MPNYFLRNIGLAIGLMILLIGCSRNPVTGKKELSFMSESQEKSMGLEYDPQIQAEFGMYADSTWQRYLREKGESMARISHRPSLGFQFRVIDSEVVNAFAVPGGYIYFTRGILAHFNSEAQLMGVMGHEIGHVTARHANEQYTKQTLAQIGLVAGMVLSPKFREFSDLANTGVQLMFLKFSRDNESQSDKLGVEYSTKVGYDASHMADFFKTLGRLSDAAGARIPSFMSTHPDPGDRFNKVKAMAADKKVEFPQATKVETNSYLKRLEGMIYGKDPKQGFKEGDVFYHPELKFQFPTPANWAYENSPSKVQFSTKDQKAIMVLSLAAEKDLSSAAAAHINHYKLKALRQDRISVNGLQAMYVLADLVPEQAATPQELAANTLRVATTLIQYNNLIYNITGVSALNDFNNYDPAFSKTMNGFKSLTDPAKLNVKPERITIKTVPKQMTLKEAFTQFNQDTKRYDELSILNGRMLTDVVTQGTLLKTITK, via the coding sequence ATGCCCAATTATTTTTTAAGAAACATAGGTCTTGCCATTGGCTTGATGATTTTATTAATCGGTTGCTCAAGAAATCCTGTCACAGGAAAGAAAGAACTGAGCTTTATGTCCGAATCTCAGGAAAAATCAATGGGATTGGAGTATGATCCACAAATCCAAGCTGAATTCGGTATGTACGCAGATTCTACTTGGCAGCGCTACCTAAGAGAAAAGGGAGAATCCATGGCTCGGATTTCACACAGACCCAGCCTGGGATTTCAATTTAGGGTCATTGATTCTGAAGTGGTAAATGCTTTTGCAGTACCAGGTGGTTATATTTATTTTACAAGAGGGATTTTGGCACATTTTAACAGCGAAGCTCAATTGATGGGTGTGATGGGACATGAAATTGGTCATGTGACAGCAAGACATGCCAACGAACAATACACCAAACAAACACTGGCACAAATTGGACTTGTTGCCGGAATGGTACTCTCTCCAAAATTCAGAGAGTTTTCTGATCTTGCAAATACTGGTGTACAATTGATGTTTTTAAAATTTAGCAGAGACAATGAATCTCAATCGGATAAACTTGGAGTTGAATATTCAACCAAGGTTGGTTATGATGCTTCCCACATGGCTGATTTTTTTAAAACATTGGGTCGTTTGTCCGACGCTGCCGGGGCGAGGATTCCATCTTTTATGAGCACACATCCGGATCCGGGAGACCGTTTTAACAAAGTCAAAGCCATGGCTGCTGATAAGAAAGTGGAATTTCCACAAGCGACTAAAGTAGAAACCAATAGTTACCTCAAGAGATTGGAAGGAATGATTTATGGGAAAGATCCAAAACAGGGTTTCAAAGAAGGTGATGTGTTTTATCACCCGGAATTAAAATTTCAATTTCCTACCCCAGCCAATTGGGCCTATGAAAATTCACCTTCCAAGGTACAGTTTTCAACCAAGGATCAGAAAGCGATTATGGTTTTGTCCCTGGCAGCAGAGAAAGATCTAAGTTCTGCGGCTGCTGCACATATCAACCACTACAAATTAAAAGCACTGCGCCAGGATCGCATTTCTGTTAACGGATTACAAGCGATGTATGTACTTGCAGATTTGGTACCTGAGCAGGCTGCCACCCCCCAGGAACTAGCTGCCAATACCCTTAGAGTAGCTACTACTTTGATTCAGTACAATAATCTTATTTATAACATTACAGGGGTTTCTGCATTGAATGATTTCAACAATTATGATCCTGCATTTAGCAAGACCATGAACGGATTTAAATCGTTGACAGATCCCGCCAAACTGAATGTAAAGCCTGAGAGAATTACCATCAAAACTGTCCCAAAACAAATGACCCTCAAAGAAGCTTTTACACAATTTAATCAGGATACCAAAAGATACGATGAATTGTCTATTTTAAATGGCAGAATGTTGACGGATGTTGTAACTCAAGGCACTCTTTTGAAAACAATCACCAAATAA
- a CDS encoding succinate dehydrogenase cytochrome b subunit, with translation MSFMSSNRTFAPSNDQFMKWIIDFLFRSSIGQKIIMSLSGLFLILFLVIHLLGNLQLLVDDGGMSFNVYTYFMTHNPLIKIISYILYFTILLHSIQGFYLYRQNRLAKGKTYSVKANVGDSFFSRYMMHLGVILFVFIIIHLWQFWLQMKLGHLELVQYPGKEIQYKDLYTPVRLAFANVYYVVFYVISMLVLAFHLWHGFHSAFQSLGIRHPKYNTVIRILGYLYSIFIPLGFAIIPVIMFINS, from the coding sequence ATGAGTTTTATGTCTTCAAATCGTACCTTTGCGCCCTCTAACGATCAATTTATGAAGTGGATAATTGACTTTCTTTTCAGGTCTTCCATTGGACAAAAAATTATCATGAGTCTCAGTGGTCTTTTTTTGATCCTATTTCTTGTGATTCATTTGCTCGGAAATTTACAACTCTTGGTGGATGATGGTGGGATGTCGTTCAATGTTTATACCTACTTCATGACCCACAATCCTTTGATTAAAATCATTTCCTACATTCTTTACTTTACCATTCTGTTGCACAGCATCCAGGGATTTTATCTATACCGTCAGAATCGGTTGGCAAAAGGCAAAACTTATTCAGTTAAAGCAAATGTGGGAGACAGTTTTTTTTCGAGATACATGATGCACCTTGGTGTCATCCTTTTCGTTTTTATCATTATCCACCTTTGGCAGTTTTGGCTGCAGATGAAACTAGGCCATCTTGAGTTGGTCCAATACCCTGGAAAAGAAATACAATACAAGGATTTATACACCCCTGTCAGGCTGGCTTTTGCCAATGTATATTATGTTGTTTTCTATGTAATCTCCATGCTGGTCCTTGCTTTTCACCTGTGGCATGGTTTTCATTCTGCCTTTCAATCTCTTGGAATACGACATCCAAAATATAACACTGTCATCAGAATCCTCGGATATCTTTATTCTATTTTCATCCCACTGGGTTTCGCCATAATCCCGGTTATCATGTTTATTAATTCCTAA